Proteins from a genomic interval of Paenibacillus lentus:
- a CDS encoding PTS ascorbate transporter subunit IIC: MNATQMISKGLLGEPALLLGLIAFVGLLLQKQPFQRLVHGTIKTMLGYTLLQIGANAAGSSLSNLSAVIQKGFQIIGIIPHNETITALAQINFGEEIALIMLVGMIVHLMIARFTRIKYIFLTGHHMLFMASLLAGVLVSMSMPLWQVMVAGGIVLAFSMSFAPLITQPYVRRVTGNNDFAMGHFNSVGYVLSGFIASWFKKGPEPPESKGLQKLRSFFQDHMVVITVFTFVLFLFSGLFISPGGTQEMFSGRHILVVSLIQATWFAGGCYVILAGVRMLLSEIVPAFKGIADRVVPGAIPALDCPVLFKFSPFSAMIGFLLSFTGGLVAMVIQLQVQYTVIIPGVIPHFFSGGAAGVIAYKIGGRKGLIVSSLIHGFAITILPNFLIPLLSNLGYLRATFADSDFSVIGLLVHEVFSWFK; the protein is encoded by the coding sequence ATGAACGCAACGCAAATGATCAGCAAGGGGCTGCTCGGGGAACCAGCCCTGCTGCTGGGGTTAATCGCGTTCGTAGGATTGCTGCTGCAGAAGCAGCCGTTTCAAAGATTGGTTCACGGTACGATCAAGACCATGCTCGGGTATACGTTATTGCAAATTGGGGCGAACGCTGCCGGGTCCTCCCTTTCCAATTTATCGGCGGTTATTCAGAAGGGCTTCCAAATTATCGGGATCATTCCCCATAATGAGACGATTACCGCGCTGGCGCAAATCAATTTTGGCGAGGAAATTGCGCTCATTATGCTCGTTGGTATGATCGTCCACCTGATGATTGCCCGCTTTACGCGGATTAAATATATTTTCCTGACCGGGCATCATATGCTGTTCATGGCTTCACTGCTGGCGGGTGTGCTGGTGTCGATGTCAATGCCGCTGTGGCAGGTGATGGTCGCCGGGGGGATCGTGCTGGCCTTCAGCATGTCGTTTGCCCCGCTGATCACGCAGCCATATGTTCGACGGGTCACGGGAAACAACGATTTCGCCATGGGGCATTTCAACAGCGTCGGCTATGTGCTGAGCGGATTTATCGCTTCCTGGTTCAAAAAAGGCCCAGAGCCGCCGGAGTCCAAGGGGCTGCAGAAGCTGCGCTCTTTTTTCCAGGATCATATGGTCGTCATAACGGTATTTACTTTTGTGCTGTTCCTCTTCTCGGGATTGTTTATCTCACCCGGCGGGACCCAGGAAATGTTCTCGGGACGGCATATTCTTGTCGTGTCCTTGATTCAGGCAACCTGGTTTGCGGGAGGCTGCTACGTCATTCTGGCGGGGGTTCGCATGCTCCTGTCGGAAATTGTCCCCGCTTTCAAAGGGATTGCCGACCGGGTCGTGCCAGGCGCGATTCCTGCGCTGGATTGCCCGGTGCTGTTCAAATTCTCGCCGTTCTCGGCGATGATCGGGTTCCTGCTGAGCTTTACTGGGGGACTGGTCGCGATGGTTATTCAGCTGCAGGTGCAGTATACCGTCATTATTCCCGGGGTGATCCCGCATTTCTTCTCTGGCGGGGCAGCGGGCGTTATCGCTTATAAAATCGGCGGGCGCAAAGGGCTGATCGTATCGTCGTTGATCCATGGGTTCGCGATTACGATTCTGCCGAATTTTCTTATTCCATTGTTGTCGAATCTTGGCTATTTGCGCGCGACTTTTGCCGACAGTGATTTTTCGGTGATCGGGCTGCTGGTGCATGAGGTGTTCAGCTGGTTCAAGTAA
- a CDS encoding PTS sugar transporter subunit IIB: MKKIIVACNSGLGTSLMIRLNVEALLKDWGLKAWVEHTDISSVDTFDADLIIGSNYVMESLQLAQDVEVIGLDDITDRQYLKSRLLDSETFKQWLDM; the protein is encoded by the coding sequence ATGAAAAAAATCATTGTAGCTTGCAACAGCGGGCTCGGCACCAGCCTGATGATCCGGCTGAACGTGGAGGCGCTCCTGAAGGATTGGGGGCTGAAGGCCTGGGTCGAGCATACAGATATTTCGTCGGTCGACACCTTCGATGCGGACCTGATCATAGGCTCCAATTATGTGATGGAATCGTTACAGCTCGCCCAGGACGTCGAGGTTATTGGTCTGGACGATATTACGGATCGCCAGTACTTGAAATCAAGGCTGCTGGACAGCGAGACATTCAAGCAGTGGTTGGATATGTAG
- a CDS encoding BglG family transcription antiterminator has product MISSRQQRMVKQLMESDQYIPLQQLADEYGISLRTVRADLLQLEDWLRERGVVLERDRLAGVRLRLDVGQSEQLAVQIGKRPHYMDAEQRISLLQKQLLQETKLSVKAIIEELGISKNTLLQDLNEIKQRLMSWELTLVRDRGQLYIEGREKRKRRAYLSLLRSEITDDKLHDKLLRYILDQRGDSYSPMTPWKDWFETEDAAMLFDTIQRLEEKMGVQFTDAGYSTLILHLLMAMERLKGTHAIEMDQESLSELQGHEVYELVVAEVVPQIEQHFGVKLPASEIGYITQHILGAQKQSLPVEELIIADLAKQIILRTEQELGRPLQMIDQIVQGLVIHLKPAIYRAKFGLQSKNPLMEQLEAQYGSLLNLLERIVNEVMEPWSVVFDRDEVGYIMFHIGSGLIPPKAPVRKRVAVVCGSGLGTSAMLKRRVAAIFPQVDIVGTYSYKEAAEITLQTADAVLSTMEISHALQVPWIKVSPLLDQQDQKQIASFLGVSPSGESAAAAAAVQVVNDIFQVVERNAHIHNRNRLLEELLHLFQGGGRPGGQPQEHDYGLTAMLPPDSIKLGAEAMLWEEAVREGNRLLMDRGVSDARYADKLIEIIQSNKHPFIIRAGVAFPHVYMPECVKRTGFSVMTFREELAFGPSGQLIWLMVTLAAVDKEQHVAALGTLLDALNDEAFMAELRQAQDARTIWQRLREKEGL; this is encoded by the coding sequence ATGATATCTAGCAGACAACAGCGCATGGTCAAGCAATTGATGGAGAGCGACCAATATATTCCGCTGCAGCAGCTGGCTGATGAATATGGAATATCGTTGCGGACGGTGCGGGCTGATTTGCTGCAGCTGGAGGACTGGCTCCGCGAGCGGGGCGTTGTTCTAGAACGCGATCGCTTGGCGGGTGTTCGTCTGCGGCTGGACGTTGGCCAGTCGGAGCAGCTTGCGGTGCAGATCGGCAAGCGGCCGCATTATATGGATGCTGAGCAGCGGATCAGTCTGCTGCAGAAGCAGCTGCTCCAGGAGACGAAGCTGTCCGTGAAGGCAATCATCGAGGAGCTCGGGATCAGCAAAAATACGCTGCTGCAGGATTTGAACGAAATCAAGCAGCGGCTCATGAGCTGGGAGTTGACGCTGGTAAGGGATCGCGGACAGCTGTATATTGAAGGGCGGGAGAAGCGCAAGCGCAGGGCGTATTTGAGCCTGCTACGCTCCGAGATCACGGACGACAAGCTGCACGACAAGCTGCTGCGCTATATTCTCGATCAGCGAGGCGATTCGTATTCGCCGATGACGCCGTGGAAGGACTGGTTCGAGACGGAGGATGCAGCCATGCTGTTTGATACGATCCAGCGGCTTGAGGAGAAGATGGGGGTGCAGTTCACGGACGCAGGTTACTCCACGTTGATTCTGCATCTGCTAATGGCGATGGAGCGGCTGAAGGGCACGCATGCGATCGAGATGGATCAGGAGTCGCTGTCTGAGCTGCAGGGACATGAGGTATATGAGCTGGTCGTAGCTGAGGTCGTGCCGCAGATTGAGCAGCACTTTGGAGTGAAGCTGCCCGCTTCGGAGATCGGGTACATCACGCAGCACATTCTCGGCGCTCAGAAACAGAGCCTGCCGGTGGAGGAGCTGATCATCGCTGATCTCGCTAAGCAGATCATTCTGCGCACCGAGCAGGAGCTCGGCCGTCCGCTGCAAATGATCGACCAGATTGTGCAGGGGCTCGTCATTCATTTGAAGCCGGCCATTTACCGGGCGAAGTTTGGTCTGCAGTCCAAGAACCCGCTCATGGAGCAGCTGGAGGCGCAGTACGGTTCGCTCCTCAATTTGCTAGAGCGGATCGTCAACGAAGTGATGGAGCCATGGTCAGTCGTATTCGACCGGGATGAGGTCGGCTACATCATGTTCCATATAGGCAGCGGGCTGATTCCACCAAAGGCTCCGGTGCGCAAGCGTGTGGCGGTCGTATGCGGCTCAGGGCTCGGCACTTCGGCGATGCTGAAGCGGCGTGTGGCGGCGATTTTTCCGCAGGTTGATATTGTGGGTACTTACTCGTATAAGGAAGCGGCCGAGATTACGTTGCAGACGGCGGATGCGGTTCTCAGCACGATGGAGATCAGCCATGCCCTGCAGGTGCCGTGGATCAAAGTGTCGCCGCTGCTCGATCAACAGGATCAGAAGCAGATTGCGAGCTTCCTCGGCGTGTCGCCTTCGGGCGAGTCAGCCGCGGCTGCGGCGGCGGTGCAGGTGGTGAACGATATTTTTCAGGTGGTGGAGCGGAACGCGCATATTCATAACCGGAATCGGCTGCTGGAGGAATTGCTGCATTTGTTCCAGGGTGGGGGTCGGCCGGGTGGTCAGCCGCAGGAGCATGATTACGGGTTGACCGCAATGCTACCGCCGGATTCGATCAAGCTCGGAGCTGAGGCTATGCTCTGGGAGGAGGCGGTGCGTGAGGGGAATCGGCTGCTGATGGATCGCGGCGTCTCGGACGCCAGGTACGCGGATAAGCTGATTGAAATCATTCAATCCAACAAGCATCCGTTTATCATCCGTGCTGGTGTGGCTTTTCCTCATGTGTATATGCCGGAGTGCGTAAAGCGCACGGGCTTTAGCGTGATGACCTTTCGTGAGGAGCTGGCGTTTGGGCCGTCCGGGCAGCTAATCTGGCTGATGGTTACACTGGCGGCGGTGGATAAGGAGCAGCATGTTGCTGCACTGGGAACGCTGTTGGACGCGCTGAACGATGAGGCGTTCATGGCAGAATTGCGGCAGGCCCAGGATGCCCGGACGATATGGCAAAGACTGCGCGAGAAGGAGGGCTTATGA
- a CDS encoding thioredoxin family protein, translated as MTIREAVENEFVSASMARLGREALYLYTPLCGTCKLGETMLDIAIQSGNTLMPVSKLNINFAPRLRNEWQIMSVPCLVLLEHGKPVAKEYALRSVVDLHQWLQI; from the coding sequence ATGACGATCCGTGAAGCTGTAGAAAATGAATTCGTGAGTGCTTCGATGGCCAGACTTGGCAGGGAAGCTCTATATTTATATACGCCGCTATGCGGAACATGCAAACTTGGTGAGACGATGTTGGATATCGCTATTCAATCGGGCAACACATTGATGCCCGTATCGAAGCTGAATATCAACTTCGCGCCGCGATTGCGGAACGAGTGGCAAATTATGAGCGTGCCGTGCCTGGTTCTGCTGGAGCATGGCAAACCGGTCGCCAAGGAGTATGCTCTGCGGTCGGTTGTGGATTTGCATCAGTGGCTCCAAATTTAG